The nucleotide window tagaaaaataaaactaCTCTACATCAGTCAGATAAATAAACAAGCTGtaacaaataaaaacagtttgATCAAATTTTCAGACTAATAGGCATTAGAGATGTGCATTTAAACAGGTAACAGTTCTAAAACAGTCTGTTGCAACTTGAGAACTTGAGTGCATGGGAAAATACATTCCTTCAAAGTAAGGAAGATATCACCAGTACATACAACCAGTACAAGCAGGGAAAGCACAGATGTCACATACATCCATAGGCACTTCAGCTACAagagaagcaagaaaaaaaaaaagttagtcaaCTGTATCTTTAGGTCTATGTTGGAATGCTATGAAATTATTTGAATGAGTTATCTGATAAGACAGGTGCTTACCGAGCCTGGAGAAGACCTGGGCAGAGTCACTTTGATGACAGAGCCGTACAAACTCCTGGGGCAGGGTTGGGTTGCCACAAACTGCACCATAGCTGGTCTTGGCTAGGCGAGGATTCTGCTGCTTGGGGGCAGACCTGCTGTCCAACAGATGCTGAAGGACCTTCACAGATTCAGCTGAGAAAAAATATTCTCCATCCTGCAGATGAACATTAAGAACCATGTTAGACTGATTGTTAAGGTGAAACCCTATCAATGTTAACTATTAGTGGTTACATTTACTTGGGCCAGTTGACAAATTTATCAATTACATAAAGTCCTGACCCACAAAAGCAGAAGCAAAAGCAGGCAAGATAATAATGGCATAAGATCAAAGAAATCAAAAACTGTAGCACTTGCCTGGACTTGGACAGCCTCAGAGCCCAGGAACAGAGCGGTCAAGAGAAGAGCGATTGAGATGATGGTCTTCATGTCAATGATTTGAAAGAAGCTGTTGATCTTTCCCAGTTGTTCTGCAGGTGTTCTCACCTCAGTGTTATGTCCTGCCTCTGTTTCTCTTCCTCTTTATAAAGGATTCATTCCTTGAATCATACCACATTACAGCCACTCACACCCCGGATTTCCCCCCAAGtagttaatgaataaaaataatctgCTTTGGGATTTCATAAATCTTGAATGAGTAACCTCATCTGATGCTTTTCCCTCCCTCCTTTGTATGGATATGTGGTAGGGTTTATCTCAGTTTTTTAGGCCAGCTAAATGAATAACCCTGGTAGAGAAGTGGAGTTATTTAGTAATGTGAGTTAAAACACACCAAAGCAGTGATATACGTCACATAATTCCACACCTGTATTTTattcctatttaaaaaaaaaaacagaataatcaAGGTTGTCAGTAACTGTTGTCATGTCAATGATACATGTAACTGCTAAGATGTAAATATAAATGCTCATGTAGCTGAGCGGCACTCCATccaaccattatctgtagccgcttatcctgtcctacagggttgcaggcaagctggagcctatcccagctgactatgggcaagaggcagggtacaccctggacaagctgccaggtcatcgcagggctgacacatagacacagacaaccattcacactcacatctatggtcaatttggagccaccaattagcctaacctgcatgcctttggactgtgggggaaacgagcacccggaggaaacccacacggacagcatgcaaactccacacagaaaggccctcgccagccgctgggctcaaacccaggaccttcttgctgtgaggcgacagtgctaaccactacaccaccgctgaGCAGCACTCAAGACTGATAATTCCTAATCAGGTAAAGAGTAAAGGAAGTGTGAAAATTATATGAATTGTAGCCATGCCACCCTGGGTATCTCACCAAGAGAATTGTGAATTCCTACAAGTAAAAGGACACAGGCTTGTTAATATTTAATAGTCAGAGAGACATGATTTCCTATATAAAGTATCCCATTTTTATTTTACATATCATCCGCACAACAAAAAACCTGATGTATTTCTTCAATAAAACAATACTATATTTACCAAGGAATCACTATAACAAAATGAAAGATTAAGCATGCTCACTCTAGAGAGGATCATGGATACCACCTTTATGAAGGAACAgaacaaaaggggggggggggatgttcaaCAGCAGCACAAGGGCTTTGGATCCAGGCTATTAGGGAGAAGTGTTTAAACCCCAAACCACATacacctgtgcatgcacacatacaGCAACCAGTAATGATCGCCACAAGTACCAATTGCACTCTGAgtaaaaaagacagaaaaacatACAAGAAGCACACAGAACAGAAATGCAAAATtcatacctataactacaacccTTAGATCCAACATGAACAAGGGGATCATACACACTAAAAGAAAACAGGAAGAAATGATTGCAGTGGGTCCCAGCGGTAAACCTTAAAAATAAAATCAATGCTTGAAGTTAAGAGACCCTAGGAGAGCATACAGTAAACAGCAATATTTACATGTAATGTAATTATAGAATTACATTTTGGTTTACTGGAGCCTGGGTGATTGCTGCCGGACCTCATTGGAAGGCAGTCACTGAAATGAAGCCAAGTCACCTGAACCTGTTGGTTGAGACCTACAAGGGGCTTGGGAAACTtctatgtctctaccagtgtatcgaccaaatcaacaactggatgtcacaaaattttcttcagctgaacacagataaaacagaagtaattctatttgggaaaaaagatgaaagactcaggattaccactattcttgacacttaggggattaaaacaaaagatatggttaaaaatcttggtgttttcattgacagcgagctaaattttgacagtcacatgaaagcaatcactaaaacggcattttatcacctaaaaaacatttccaaactaagaggacttgtgtcaaaaaatgatctggaaaaacttatacatgccttcatctctagtagggttgattactgcaatggccttttcacaggcctgccaaaaaagaccatcaaacgacttcaggtgattcaaaatgcagcggctagggttctcacatgaacaaaaagaacagagcacattactccaattctgaggtctcttcactggcttccagtaagctatagaattgactttaaagtattgctgctggtgtacaaatctctaaatggtacagggcccaattacctctctgatatgttgcagcggcctaacccaatcagatctaccagatcgcagcagcaaaatttactggcaaaacctgttgttcaaacaaagtgtggtgaaacagcttttagctactatgcagtacagctatggaaccaactgccagaggacatcaaaaatgctcctgctgttggcagcttcaaatctagactaaagaccaagctgttttcagatgctttctgctaactgattaatattgtcatctttacatgttttaaactttcttaacttttacagtctctgcatgttttaaactttacttaacttttattctattttattctgctgtttttttaactgaatttttacttcattttattatttttttctactattgtttaattcttattatttttcttccccatttatttgatgtaattttattttctattgtttactgttttgcttttacttctgtaaaacacattgaactgccactgtgtatgaaatgtgctatataaataaacttgccttgccttctagCAAAGGAAGCCACAAACATTCTCTACAGACCTCTGGTTCTTGGGGTTGTGTGTGCTCCTCAGAGGGACCCTCATTAGGGGTTTTACTGGAGGATTCTGCACCTACCTTGCCCTTCAGCATAGTCTGATTGAACCACTCACATTGTTCATTACCAGCAGAATGATAAAGAGTTGTTTGAGACTTTGCAATCCCATACAAATCACAAAGTTGCCGGATGAGGGCACTGTCAAAGCTTCAGCCCTGGTCCGAATGAAGATGACTGGGAACCCCACATTTACAAAACCATTTGACCACCAGAACCTGGGCCACTGCAGAGGCACGCTGGTCCCGAGTGGGGACAGCCAGGGTATATTTACTGAAAATATCCATCATTACCAGGACAtttgggtggtatggtggtgtagtggttagccctgtcacctcacagtaagaaggttctgggtttgagcccagtagccaatgTGGGGCTTTCTgtatggagcttgcatgttctccccgtatctgtgtgggtttgctcctgtTTTCCCCACCAtccaaaggcatgcggttaggttaactggctactctaagttggtgtgaatgtgtgtgtgaatggttgagaggaaaaaagcctctataataatccagtagaaggcaacaggaaaccactactataATTCTTCccaagaaactttgatggctggagctgtcagagcagccatgtcactgcagtgatgtgcCAAATAGACAGAGACCAGGACATTTTCTAGCCCTGTGTGGGTAGACTCCAAAACTGTGAGCTCTATAGCTAACACATAAAATTATGGGCCATGGGCTGAGCCCCCTTAGCTACCTGGCAGTGTCCATACTCCAGGCACTAATCAGCAATCATTCCAGGCCAGAAGCACCTCTGCCAGCTCTTGCTGAAGGTGTTTATTGTCAGTTGTGTGATCAACTCCCTCAGCTACTGCAGTTCCTTCTCCATAGTAACTGGACACAACTGTTTGTCACAAATTACAGTAAGACAAAGAGGAGAAACAAAAATAGAAGCACCATCAACAAATTGCAGGTAGTCTCCTATCAAATTCTGGCTACAGTTTTATCTATGATCTAACATCAATGCATacgaaaagaaaaaaattaaacagaAAAACTACTCTTGTTTTCCTTCCTCTTAACACAAACCACAAGAGCCCATTTTAACAACTGAATCAACAGATGTTTAATCCAACATGCAGCGCACAGTGAATTGGCACATACCCCCAACCATGAAAGCACACATGAAAGGGGGGAGGGGCACCTCCAAGAAGCAGAACCTCGCCTAGCTTCTACCTGGGCCTTTTATACCCCAGTGCTGCCTGAATATAttaattatctcattctcatctcattatctctagccgctttatcctgttctacagggtcgcaggcaagctggagcctatcccagctgactacgggcgaaaggcggggtacaccctggacaagtcgccaggtcatcacagggctgacacatagacacagacaaccattcacactcacacctacggtcaatttagagtcaccagttaacctaacctgcatgtctttggactgtgggggaaaccggagcactcggaggaaacccacgcggacacggggagaacatgcaaactccatacagaaaggccctcgccggccacggggctcgaacccagaccttcttgctgtgaggcgacagcgctaaccactacaccactgtgctgccctatatTAATTATGTACTGGAAACATAATCAAATGACAAACATAACTTCAAccatgcaaaaaagaaaaaaagcatcaTACAGTGTACTAAAAATAGATAAGCGGTAACATTACTTGTTACACTCAGATAAATGAAACACATTACGAAATGAAAGGAAGTTATTCAAAATATGTTAATGTAATCATAATGAGAATGACTTCTTCAGCAACGGTGAGCAGGAAAGGATTTAAAACATACTTTGGCCCATTAAAATACCAGATGAATACACACATGAGACCttaaaccaggggtgtccaaactgatccataaagggccgtgtggctgcaggttttcattccagccatgcagcagcacacctgatttggcttattcaatcaactgacacacccaccctttaatcttgggtgggtgtggctgcaagtatttgactgtgtgaagacagttcagttgattgaatgagccaagtcaggtgtgctgctgcatggctggaatgaaaacctgcagccacacggccctttatggatcagtttggacacccctgccttaAACAGTCACAGTGTCAgttttctgtgatcatccacaaaTAACAAAATGTCaactatagaggttttcgacctgacgtcatagggtcacgtgatactgtttacgccggcattttggaggtcaaacaaaGCCACGCTTATCAGCAAACAACGCTTGTAATATCCATCTTCTTCATCACTTACTTTTATCGTAGAATGCCTGATACGTGTTGTGCAGTTAGCTGCCACAACAGAAGAGGGGATAAACCTGGATTAACGTTCCATAGGTTCCCGGCTGATCGACAGCGTCACGAAAAGTGGATCGCGGCGATCAGGCGAGAGAATTGGCAGCCCACCGAACACACGCGTTTGTGTGGCGAACATTttgtctcaggtaacttttccaaAAGTTTAAAGATATCGTATACGAGATAAATGACAAATTATACATGTAACCTAGCACCTAGCCTACACGTAAGCCCTGTTAGGCGGTGTTCAGGCTACCTGGCACCTAGCCCCACTAGTCAGGCTATGATGGTTTTATCTTTATACATCCGTGGTTTTATATACGTGAGACGGGGACCGCTCGGCCTCATCAATGGGGCTACCTGGCACCGGGCTTCTTACTAGTGTTTGGGCGGCTTACGTGTAGTCTAAGTTTAACATACACGGTGCCCTCAGGTGAGGCAGAGCCATGTTGTTGGGTGGGTTGTACTTtttagatgtgaatatgcaatggaCAAAACTAGAATTCGATACTAGACATATTAATTATGCATTTTTCTATATGATTAATGTAACTCTCTCTCAACCTGGAcactatttttctaactgcaatgaatttacttttatttggtatcacgttgaagtagactgttatggaattttttttgccacaaaatgttGTTGGAAATCTTTGCATATGTTGTCATGGCAACCATTCAAACAATGCATGCTGTGAAAAGGGAAAATACATATTTTTTTGACAAATCTCTGACATGTTGGGCTAGCGGGAGTCACCATTGTTGTGACTGCCAAAATGGCGCcatctacttgttgacatggcaacggtcacgtggatCGAAAACCTCTATACAAAGTTTAATTCATGTAATAGCATGCTGTATGTACCGTAATAGCATGTGTGAATTGTGTGAAGGTAGTAGGTATGAAAACCAATCTTCAAACCTGCTTCAACTGCTCCTGAAAGATTATCaggtattaaaaaacaaaacaaaaaacaaaaccctatCATTACCATAACAAGTAAAACACATACAATTAAATAAAGATAAATGGTACTACAAGATAAGATAAAATATAAGAGATAAGATAAAACAGATCCTTCAGCCAGAAGCAACCAGACGTGTAACTGCATAAAAAAAACATCGCAAGAAAAATTCTCGAAAAAAGTAATGCCACCTGCAGCAAACCCTATTTCACataaggtaaaaaaagaaatgattaAACAGAATCCCATTTTCATTTTGCCCCATTTGATTTTTACCAAAACTTACAACCTTCTAGTGTCCTCTTAATAGTTTGGTGATCTCCTGGCGTTTTCACTATAAACAGTTTACAAGGAAtggtgcaaaagaaaaaaaaaatccagtgagtgtGAGTTCTGTGCACAGAAATGTCTTCTTtatgagagaggtcagaagagAATGGCCATGCTGATTTGAGCTGACTGAAAAGCAATGGAAATTCAAATAACCACACTTTGCAATTGTGGCACAAAACCCTGAGGCAGATTGTCTACAGCAGTCTGGACCTGGAATCTGAGACAACCATGAGCACAGAGTCAACAAACTAACAGTTAAAGATTGGACAGTTAAAGTTTGGAAAAGGACGAGATATAAGACGTGTTTTCTCAATCTTCAACTGCCCTGTCCATTTCTCAGATACttgtctgctcaccatggttgtaaagtgtggttattagctcatccagccaacaggtgatgagcttatgccatgttGTCCGCCACCCATCCAGCATCCTCCATATTTCacaaaaaatcgcttcttctctctcaattcttcactgatttttattctttttggcaggaagatagatctgcctggggtgcatatggcttctacccaaatttgcataattgcaattaataatgaagatatggagtaattaagccctaatgagcagtttccacacaaattgcttctaatCAGTTAATTCATCAGCTTCTTTATGGCATGagagtaggggtacctagggtgcatataacttctacccagatttgcttaattacaattattaatgaagttatggactaattaagccttaatgagcagttcaacaaaaatcgcttctaatCAGTTAATtctttgccattttggattctttctggcaaataggtaggtatttcTAGGGTGTATATAGTTTGTATATACCTTGTATATTAGTGTATGtagtttgcaacatttattgctcaaggtggctcactttaagttgttccttctggactagacagggccggagtgagctacgccatcattgacggtctcgtttgagttaccatagccttcctcTCAGTCTGAATTGGTCTGGCCACTcattggatgttttttctttctcaCACCATTCTGTACTTGAGAACTGTTGTACTGTATATGAAAAAACTAGGAGATCAAcaatttctgaaatattcaaactagCCCATCTgagaccaacaaccatgccatggtcaaagtcactgagaacacatttttccccattctgatgtttactGTGAAGATTACCTGACGTTCTTGAtctatatctgcatgattttatgcattgtgcctctaagaaattcaattcaattaaattgtatttgtatagcacttttaacaatgaacattgtcataaagcagctttacagaaatatatcaattctggatatatatatatatatatatatatatatatatatatatatatatatatatatatatatatatatatataaaacatttatccctaatgagcaagtcagacaccaaggaaaaactccctgagacaacatgtgGAAGAAActttagaggaaccagactcagactcaaaagggaacccatcctcatctgggtgacattggatagtgtgattataaataacttgcttcgatAACTGTGTGCTATATAGTCAAAATTGCAATCATGTaaccaagaaattcattatagttttagcattaaGTCTATTTTGATGAAgtttatcaactgttcactgatggagccttgagtgcaagactgttcacagcaattgcagtcctaaagttatcagggaaattgtagtcctaagccatcatagcaaaactatcAATTGCGGTCCAATGCCATCTTCATGGTTCCGAAGTGCAACTTtacactgtccatatggggccctcCTCAGCAAGAGTGAGATGATGAGAACTTCAACCAGAAGTAGGGCAAaaggatggatcaggtaggtccaGAGCAGAAGGGGTCAATGGTATGCCAGGAGTTGCAAgtgtaactcgacagagagatGGCGAGAGAAATACAGATTGTTAGGTACGCTTATTGTCatgtaatggttaagaacagtggtCCTTTCAAGAGTgcatatccatccattcattttggcacatcactacagtgacatggccactctgacagcttctgccatcaaagtctcttgggaacattacagtagtggtttcctgttgccttctactggattattatagagattttctcctctcaaccattcacactcacacctatggacaatttagagccaccaattagcctaacctgcatgtctttggactgtaggggaaaccagagcacctggaggaaacccatgcagatatggggagagcatgcaaactccacacagaaaggccctcaccggccttgaacccaggaccttcttgctgtgaggcaacagtgcaaaccactacaccaccatgccacccacaatccccacagccactctccaaaatctagtggaaagccttccctgaaGAATAGAAGTTATTATAAgagcaaagggggactaaatctgtaATGGTATGTTTAGAAAGCATATATGGGTGTCACAAacaagtgtccacatacttttgaacatatcgtatgtgtgtgtgtgtgtgtgtggtttgttgATAATCCTAATTTGTTGGCTTGTTAAACAGGGCAATTTTGAGATTGCCATAAttcaggtcactgatgtcactacaCCATGGAAACAACTAAAAAAAATAAAGCTGTAGATCACAACAGACATAGTACGCAATCAGAATATAAATCAATGCATCCAGGCCCACCAAATACAAGGCTCATAGACTTTCCATTTCACTGAACAATATAGGAGCAAAATGACTGACAAGCATAGTATTGTCCCAGTATATGACTGACAGCATAATGACTGACAAGGATAGTATTGTCCCAGTCATAA belongs to Neoarius graeffei isolate fNeoGra1 chromosome 26, fNeoGra1.pri, whole genome shotgun sequence and includes:
- the LOC132873951 gene encoding guanylin-like, which translates into the protein MKTIISIALLLTALFLGSEAVQVQDGEYFFSAESVKVLQHLLDSRSAPKQQNPRLAKTSYGAVCGNPTLPQEFVRLCHQSDSAQVFSRLAEVPMDVCDICAFPACTGCMYW